The following proteins are encoded in a genomic region of Cricetulus griseus strain 17A/GY chromosome 7, alternate assembly CriGri-PICRH-1.0, whole genome shotgun sequence:
- the LOC100763247 gene encoding olfactory receptor 1496, protein MTRSNQTFPSDFLLLGLPIPPEHQHLFHALFLTMYLTTILGNLIIIILIRLGSHLHTPMYLFLSNLSFSDLCFSSVTMPTLLHNMQSQIPSITYGGCLTQLYFYMFFGDMESLLLVVMAYDRYVAICFPLHYTSIMSPKLCAILLLLLWVLTTLHAMVHTLLTARLSFCENNVILHFLCDLSDLLKLACSDTYVNELMIFISGGLTVIMPFLFIVMSYTRIVSSILKVSSTWGIYKVFSTCGSHLSVVSLFYGTIIGLYLCPSANNSTVKQTTMAMMYTVVTPMLNPFIYSLRNRDMKRALMRVTCNEKISL, encoded by the coding sequence ATGACTAGAAGCAACCAAACTTTTCCCTCAGATTTCCTACTACTGGGCCTGCCCATCCCCCCAGAGCACCAGCACCTGTTCCATGCCCTGTTCCTGACCATGTACCTCACCACCATCTTGGGGAACCTCATCATTATCATCCTCATTCGACTGGgctcccatctccacacacccatgtacttgtTTCTCAgcaacttgtccttctctgacctctgcttctCCTCAGTCACAATGCCCACATTGCTGCACAACATGCAGAGCCAAATACCATCCATCACCTATGGAGGCTGCCTGACACAACTGTACTTCTATatgttttttggagacatggaGAGCTTGCTTCTTGTggtcatggcctatgaccgctatgtggccatctgcttcCCGCTTCATTACACCAGCATCATGAGCCCGAAGCTCTGTGCTATTCTGTTGCTGCTATTGTGGGTGCTGACTACATtacatgccatggtgcacaccCTGCTCACAGCTAGACTGTCTTTTTGTGAGAACAATGTGATTCTCCACTTTTTATGTGACTTATCTGATCTTTTGAAGCTGGCCTGCTCAGACACTTATGTTAATGAGTTGATGATATTTATCTCAGGAGGGCTCACTGTTATTATGCCTTTCCTATTCATTGTTATGTCCTATACAAGGATTGTATCCTCCATTCTCAAGGTTTCTTCTACCTGGGGCATCTATAAGGTCTTCTCCACCTGTGGTTCCCATCTGTCTGTGGTGTCTCTGTTCTATGGGACAATAATTGGTCTCTACTTATGTCCATCAGCTAATAATTCTACTGTAAAGCAGACAACCATGGCTATGATGTACACAGTGGTGACTCCCATGCTTAACCCtttcatctacagcctgaggaacagaGACATGAAGAGGGCCCTAATGAGAGTTACCTGCAATGAGAAAATCTCTTTGTGA
- the LOC100762958 gene encoding olfactory receptor 1496 yields MSGNNQTMMSQFLLLGLPIPPEQHNLFYALFLAMYLTTILGNLIIIVLILLDSHLHTPMYLFLSNLSFSDLCFSSVTMPKLLQNMQSQDPSISYVGCLTQMYFLMFFGDMESFLLVVMAYDRYVAICFPLHYSSIMSPKLCACLLLPLWMLATSNAMMHTLLMARLSFCENNVIPHFFCDSLALLKLACTDTYINDLMIFIMSGLIGIAPFLLIVMSYARIVFSIVKVHSTQGIHKLFSTCGSHLSVVSLFYGTVIGVYVCPSGDNSTVKETTMAMMYTVVTPMLNPFIYSLRNKDIKGALIKVIYRKKIS; encoded by the coding sequence ATGAGTGGAAACAACCAAACTATGAtgtcccagttcctcctcctgggCCTGCCCATCCCCCCAGAGCAGCACAACCTGTTCTATGCCCTGTTCCTGGCCATGTACCTCACCACCATCCTGGGGAATCTCATCATCATCGTTCTCATCCTACTGgactcccatctccacacacccatgtacttgtTTCTCAgcaacttgtccttctctgacctctgcttctcctctgtCACAATGCCCAAATTGCTACAGAACATGCAGAGCCAGGACCCATCCATCTCATATGTAGGCTGTCTGacacaaatgtattttttaatgttttttggaGATATGGAGAGCTTCCTTCTTGTggtcatggcctatgaccgctatgtggccatctgtttCCCCCTTCATTACAGCAGCATCATGAGCCCCAAGCTCTGTGCTTGTCTGTTGTTGCCACTATGGATGTTGGCCACATCCAATGCAATGATGCATACCCTGCTTATGGCTAGATTATCTTTTTGTGAGAACAATGTGATCCCCCACTTTTTTTGTGACTCATTGGCTCTCTTGAAGCTGGCATGCACAGACACCTACATTAATGACTTAATGATATTTATTATGAGTGGTCTCATTGGTATTGCACCATTCCTACTCATTGTTATGTCCTATGCAAGGATTGTCTTCTCTATAGTCAAGGTTCATTCAACCCAAGGCATCCACAAACTTTTCTCCACCTGCGGTTCCCACCTCTCTGTGGTGTCTCTGTTCTATGGGACAGTTATTGGTGTTTATGTATGTCCATCAGGTGATAACTCTACTGTGAAAGAGACTACCATGGCCATGATGTACACAGTGGTGACTCCCATGCTGAACCCcttcatctacagcctgaggaacaaaGACATAAAGGGAGCCCTGATAAAAGTTATTTACAGGAAGAAAATCTCTTAG